In the genome of Fimbriimonadaceae bacterium, one region contains:
- a CDS encoding nuclear transport factor 2 family protein, whose translation MRMILASFIACVIALAAWAQTPAEQLPSINLPPDLQRVLSDYEAAWLKKDAKALSELFAEDGFVLSTGRPPVRGREAIKVRYANSGGDLFLRAWAYAAEGSTGYIIGGYSKAKGEPDIGKFTLTLQKGKDGRWLIMSDMDNGNATRN comes from the coding sequence ATGAGAATGATCTTAGCCTCTTTCATTGCTTGTGTGATCGCGTTAGCGGCTTGGGCTCAGACCCCTGCAGAACAGTTACCCAGCATCAATCTGCCGCCCGACCTTCAGCGTGTGCTTTCGGACTATGAGGCGGCTTGGCTGAAGAAGGATGCAAAAGCGCTGTCTGAGCTGTTTGCTGAAGATGGATTTGTGCTTTCGACGGGCAGGCCGCCTGTGCGCGGCAGGGAAGCGATCAAGGTGCGCTATGCGAATTCCGGTGGTGATCTGTTCCTGCGTGCTTGGGCTTATGCCGCAGAAGGCTCAACCGGCTATATCATCGGCGGCTATTCCAAGGCAAAGGGCGAACCCGACATCGGCAAGTTCACCTTGACTCTGCAAAAGGGCAAAGATGGCCGATGGCTGATCATGTCGGACATGGACAACGGAAACGCCACCCGCAATTAG
- a CDS encoding DUF1211 domain-containing protein, with translation MTRGRMEAFSDAVIAIVMTIMVLELRAPISAQLEALGAVWPGFLCYALSFTFLGIYWNNHHHMLHSAHHISGRVLWANMHLLFWLSMIPFVTAWMAEHFARGPVLTYGGVLLLCAIAYYILARTLVAANGKDSAISKSLGADFKGKISILIYAASMGIAWLMPSLACALYVLVALMWLVPDRRFEHVHADPTA, from the coding sequence ATGACACGCGGACGGATGGAAGCATTTAGTGATGCCGTCATTGCCATCGTGATGACCATCATGGTCTTGGAACTCAGGGCCCCAATCTCCGCCCAACTGGAGGCGCTCGGCGCTGTTTGGCCAGGGTTCCTTTGCTATGCGCTCAGCTTCACGTTCCTCGGGATCTATTGGAACAACCACCATCATATGCTGCACTCGGCCCACCACATCAGCGGGAGGGTGCTCTGGGCGAACATGCACCTGCTCTTCTGGCTTTCGATGATCCCGTTTGTGACGGCATGGATGGCCGAACACTTCGCTCGCGGCCCCGTACTGACCTACGGCGGCGTACTCCTGCTCTGCGCGATCGCGTACTACATCCTTGCCCGAACTCTCGTCGCTGCCAATGGCAAGGACTCGGCAATTTCGAAGAGTCTTGGAGCGGACTTCAAAGGCAAAATCTCAATCCTGATTTATGCTGCTTCGATGGGAATTGCTTGGCTCATGCCATCACTCGCATGCGCCCTTTATGTGCTCGTGGCGCTGATGTGGCTTGTTCCAGATCGTCGGTTTGAGCACGTACATGCCGATCCAACAGCCTAA
- the dps gene encoding DNA starvation/stationary phase protection protein Dps — MPKVNFNPISNDRKKAAVSELNPLLVDSIDLYNQIKLAHWNLRDPDFIAVHRLFDEVGAAVLEGVDLIAERIRQLGEPVVASTAVVSKQSSLKGFPTGVIAGQTAIKAVCEAVGHCVEMLHQSIVRMDEAGDPITADLLTQVSRGLEVQLWFLESHLS, encoded by the coding sequence ATGCCCAAAGTTAACTTCAATCCAATATCAAATGACCGTAAAAAGGCAGCAGTGTCAGAGCTCAATCCTTTACTTGTCGACAGCATTGATCTTTATAATCAGATTAAGCTGGCCCATTGGAATCTTCGCGACCCTGATTTTATCGCCGTGCACAGGCTTTTTGATGAAGTCGGAGCCGCGGTTTTGGAAGGGGTTGATCTGATTGCTGAGAGGATTCGTCAGCTCGGCGAACCAGTCGTGGCTTCGACTGCAGTCGTCTCAAAGCAAAGCTCCTTGAAGGGGTTTCCGACGGGGGTAATTGCAGGCCAGACTGCGATCAAGGCCGTCTGTGAAGCTGTGGGCCACTGCGTTGAAATGCTCCATCAATCCATAGTTCGCATGGACGAAGCGGGTGACCCTATCACTGCCGATCTGCTCACGCAGGTAAGCCGGGGACTGGAAGTCCAGCTTTGGTTCCTCGAATCGCACCTGTCATAG
- a CDS encoding DUF1328 domain-containing protein has product MLHYAVVFLIIAIIAAIFGFGSIAGTAASIAKILFFVFLAMAVISFLTKKKTI; this is encoded by the coding sequence ATGTTACATTACGCCGTTGTGTTCTTGATCATAGCGATCATTGCGGCTATTTTTGGATTCGGCAGCATTGCCGGAACGGCTGCAAGTATCGCCAAGATTCTGTTCTTTGTTTTCTTAGCCATGGCTGTCATATCGTTCTTGACTAAGAAAAAGACAATCTGA
- a CDS encoding MmcQ/YjbR family DNA-binding protein — translation MNGDTLDRLRTLCMALPEATERLSHGEPSWFVGKGKQFVIYANHHHDNRLAFWCAAPPGVQEALVSDEPQRFFRPPYVGPKGWLGVYLDVPLDWDEIAGIVENAYRTVAPAKLAALLDTDRS, via the coding sequence GTGAATGGAGACACACTTGATCGCCTGCGCACCCTATGTATGGCGCTGCCAGAAGCGACTGAACGTCTTAGTCATGGCGAACCGTCGTGGTTCGTCGGCAAGGGTAAGCAGTTTGTCATTTACGCCAACCATCACCACGACAATCGACTGGCGTTTTGGTGTGCGGCTCCGCCAGGAGTCCAAGAGGCGTTAGTCTCAGACGAGCCTCAGAGGTTTTTTCGCCCGCCCTATGTCGGCCCGAAAGGTTGGTTGGGAGTGTATTTGGATGTGCCCTTGGATTGGGATGAGATTGCTGGGATTGTTGAGAATGCCTACCGAACGGTCGCCCCGGCGAAGTTAGCTGCTTTGTTGGATACGGATCGGAGCTGA
- a CDS encoding SPFH domain-containing protein, with the protein MIVSYFKAQPTEYVMQVVDGKTRRQGLGLSFPYMPLKTNIVLVPTSSMDGNFVFNEVTNNFQQVTIQGQYTYRIANAERAAETMNFTIDARSRKRMSTDLERLPQRVANVIQLHTRAEIQALTLEETIRQSDTVANAVYAQVQSSEVLAELGVAVLGLHFLSITPTPEVGKALEADYRETLLRKADEAIYARREAAVENEQKIQEKQMDADIALAAQRDKLLDLEGANALKEAETRGKATEEEAAYRARALEMELKAYSALTPQEILALGIKSIGDNAQKVGNLTITSEVLAALLDSKGTPSGKS; encoded by the coding sequence GTGATCGTTAGCTACTTTAAAGCGCAGCCGACCGAGTATGTGATGCAGGTAGTCGATGGCAAGACTCGCCGGCAAGGGCTTGGTCTCTCCTTTCCTTATATGCCATTGAAGACCAATATCGTCTTGGTGCCAACCAGCAGCATGGATGGCAATTTCGTCTTCAACGAGGTGACGAACAACTTCCAGCAGGTCACGATTCAAGGGCAGTACACCTATCGCATCGCAAACGCGGAGCGGGCGGCGGAGACGATGAATTTCACCATCGATGCGCGCTCTCGCAAGCGGATGAGCACCGATTTGGAGCGTTTACCGCAGAGGGTTGCGAACGTGATTCAGCTGCATACGCGGGCTGAAATCCAGGCGCTAACCCTTGAAGAAACGATCCGGCAGTCGGATACGGTTGCCAACGCGGTCTATGCACAAGTGCAAAGCTCGGAGGTGCTGGCTGAGTTAGGTGTGGCGGTATTGGGTCTGCACTTCCTGTCGATCACACCTACCCCAGAGGTGGGCAAAGCGCTGGAAGCCGATTATCGTGAGACTTTGTTGAGGAAAGCCGATGAAGCGATTTATGCCCGTCGGGAAGCCGCAGTCGAGAATGAACAGAAGATTCAGGAGAAGCAAATGGACGCCGATATCGCTCTTGCGGCACAGCGCGACAAGCTGTTGGATTTGGAGGGGGCGAATGCCTTGAAGGAAGCTGAGACGCGAGGCAAGGCGACTGAAGAAGAGGCAGCCTATCGAGCAAGGGCCCTCGAAATGGAGTTGAAGGCTTACAGTGCGCTTACGCCCCAAGAGATCCTCGCTCTCGGGATCAAGTCGATTGGAGACAATGCCCAAAAGGTAGGAAACCTGACCATCACCTCCGAGGTTTTGGCCGCGCTCTTGGACAGCAAGGGAACACCTAGTGGAAAGAGTTGA
- a CDS encoding PEP-CTERM sorting domain-containing protein (PEP-CTERM proteins occur, often in large numbers, in the proteomes of bacteria that also encode an exosortase, a predicted intramembrane cysteine proteinase. The presence of a PEP-CTERM domain at a protein's C-terminus predicts cleavage within the sorting domain, followed by covalent anchoring to some some component of the (usually Gram-negative) cell surface. Many PEP-CTERM proteins exhibit an unusual sequence composition that includes large numbers of potential glycosylation sites. Expression of one such protein has been shown restore the ability of a bacterium to form floc, a type of biofilm.), whose amino-acid sequence MKNVSKLRIIVAFCIALAASFAMSNESVSIDSQTNVLELTTTNSAYLPGLGGSLSLEAQGSPRYGAPASAIWKSIVWQFHPPGSGISYMRVPISGNSNLNALSPGIAFLTDAQGSLFDNSGQVDLILRDGANNVQFAGTLFANTNVAEHTHTTVQPFLTSSTIGIYKVSLSGFAHHGSPSSPYHGAMLQFITPDGAIDYAPVMVGGSTEVFGRDVRVMITDTIGTLSDNSGVLTATLDPVPEPASLAALLMGSIAYMTARKKLSCK is encoded by the coding sequence TTGAAAAATGTTTCAAAATTGAGAATCATTGTTGCTTTCTGCATTGCTTTAGCGGCAAGTTTCGCAATGAGCAACGAATCAGTATCAATCGATTCACAGACTAATGTCCTTGAATTGACTACGACAAACTCCGCGTACTTGCCTGGCCTTGGCGGATCACTATCCCTTGAAGCTCAAGGTAGTCCACGCTACGGGGCTCCGGCTTCTGCCATCTGGAAGTCCATCGTCTGGCAGTTTCATCCGCCGGGCAGTGGCATCTCATACATGCGAGTCCCGATCAGTGGGAACTCGAACCTGAATGCTTTGAGCCCCGGGATTGCATTCCTGACCGATGCCCAGGGGAGTCTATTCGATAACTCAGGTCAGGTTGACCTGATATTACGCGATGGTGCGAACAACGTTCAGTTTGCCGGGACGCTCTTTGCAAACACGAACGTTGCAGAGCACACGCATACAACAGTTCAGCCTTTCTTGACAAGCTCAACCATTGGCATATACAAGGTAAGCCTGTCGGGTTTTGCCCATCATGGATCTCCAAGCTCGCCGTATCATGGTGCAATGTTGCAATTCATCACGCCGGACGGCGCGATTGATTACGCCCCAGTTATGGTTGGGGGCTCGACTGAAGTCTTTGGCCGAGACGTTCGAGTAATGATCACCGACACAATCGGTACACTCTCCGATAATAGTGGAGTTCTAACGGCGACTCTTGATCCGGTTCCAGAACCCGCATCATTAGCGGCATTGCTGATGGGGTCAATAGCATACATGACAGCCCGAAAAAAACTTTCATGTAAGTAA